A single Actinomadura algeriensis DNA region contains:
- a CDS encoding DsbA family protein, with product MSKAARERSARERLAAERKRQAARAKQRRLLAIVIGSVVAVAVVVVGTVLVIEQRNKNNTAVAHEGKLAPLTRQDDGSIVMAQPGVTKPVLEVFEDFQCPICKDFEEATGETIEKLAADGKVKVVYRPFHLFGQQQDPIKINSLRSANAALCAPADKWISYHDALFGFQPREGSEGFAPDDLVKWGRDIGITGADWESCVRDMKQEAKVQQMTTYALEQRGVEGTPAVFLDGQQIDNGIAMNPATLRATVESAAAAAPSGSPSASPSESPSESPSASSSEEPAGSEG from the coding sequence ATGAGCAAGGCCGCACGGGAGCGGTCCGCGCGGGAGCGCCTGGCCGCCGAGCGCAAGCGGCAGGCCGCGCGGGCGAAGCAGCGGCGGCTGCTCGCCATCGTCATCGGCTCGGTGGTCGCGGTGGCGGTCGTCGTGGTCGGGACCGTCCTGGTCATCGAGCAGCGGAACAAGAACAACACCGCCGTTGCGCATGAGGGCAAGCTGGCCCCGCTGACCCGCCAGGACGACGGTTCGATCGTGATGGCGCAGCCGGGCGTGACCAAGCCGGTCCTGGAGGTCTTCGAGGACTTCCAGTGCCCGATCTGCAAGGACTTCGAGGAGGCCACCGGCGAGACGATCGAGAAGCTCGCGGCCGACGGCAAGGTGAAGGTCGTCTACCGGCCGTTCCACCTGTTCGGCCAGCAGCAGGACCCGATCAAGATCAACTCGCTGCGGTCGGCGAACGCCGCGCTGTGCGCGCCCGCCGACAAGTGGATCTCCTACCACGACGCGCTGTTCGGCTTCCAGCCGCGCGAGGGGAGCGAGGGCTTCGCGCCCGACGACCTCGTCAAGTGGGGCCGCGACATCGGCATCACCGGCGCCGACTGGGAGTCGTGCGTGCGCGACATGAAGCAGGAGGCCAAGGTCCAGCAGATGACCACGTACGCGCTCGAGCAGCGCGGCGTCGAGGGCACGCCCGCGGTGTTCCTGGACGGGCAGCAGATCGACAACGGCATCGCGATGAACCCCGCGACGCTGCGCGCCACCGTCGAGTCGGCCGCCGCGGCCGCCCCCTCCGGGTCGCCCTCGGCCTCCCCGTCGGAGTCGCCGTCGGAGTCGCCGTCCGCGTCCTCCTCGGAGGAGCCCGCCGGTTCCGAGGGCTGA
- a CDS encoding DsbA family protein, protein MADNERSARRRLADERVRDAARAKRRRLLVVVLGAVAAAAVVVAVVVLVLGRETGPEPIAEYDGPLAPTTRQQDGSVAMAEQGVNAPVLEIYEDFQCPACRVMEERLGATIKELAAEGKVKVVYRPFQLFQQDPLMSNSRRAANAAACAPADKWVAYHDKLFTHQPPEGDEGFTPDQLIKWAAEVGITGAPFEKCVREMQKIEQVESATAAAGRAGVDATPYLALNGRKLTGEALTEEGLRDAVAGARGSTPSPTGSASGDASGNAAGAGRAAAGSGVAAMRA, encoded by the coding sequence ATGGCCGACAATGAGCGTTCCGCCCGGCGGCGGCTCGCGGACGAACGTGTTCGGGACGCCGCCCGCGCGAAGCGGCGGCGGCTGCTCGTGGTGGTGCTCGGCGCCGTCGCGGCGGCCGCCGTCGTGGTCGCCGTCGTCGTCCTGGTGCTGGGCCGTGAGACGGGCCCGGAGCCGATCGCCGAGTACGACGGCCCGCTCGCGCCCACGACGCGGCAGCAGGACGGCTCGGTCGCGATGGCCGAGCAGGGGGTGAACGCGCCGGTCCTGGAGATCTACGAGGACTTCCAGTGCCCCGCCTGCCGCGTCATGGAGGAACGCCTCGGCGCGACGATCAAGGAACTGGCCGCCGAGGGCAAGGTGAAGGTCGTCTACCGGCCGTTCCAGCTGTTCCAGCAGGACCCCCTCATGTCGAACTCGCGCCGCGCCGCGAACGCCGCGGCCTGCGCGCCCGCCGACAAGTGGGTCGCCTACCACGACAAGCTGTTCACCCACCAGCCGCCGGAGGGCGACGAAGGGTTCACTCCCGACCAGCTGATCAAGTGGGCGGCCGAGGTCGGCATCACCGGGGCGCCGTTCGAGAAGTGCGTCCGTGAGATGCAGAAGATCGAGCAGGTCGAGAGCGCGACCGCGGCCGCCGGGCGGGCCGGTGTCGACGCCACGCCCTATCTGGCGCTGAACGGCCGCAAGCTCACCGGCGAGGCGCTCACCGAGGAGGGGCTGCGGGACGCCGTCGCCGGGGCGCGGGGGAGCACCCCGTCGCCGACCGGCAGCGCGTCCGGGGACGCGTCGGGCAACGCGGCCGGCGCCGGCCGGGCCGCCGCCGGATCCGGCGTCGCCGCGATGCGGGCATAG
- the lgt gene encoding prolipoprotein diacylglyceryl transferase, which yields MQPLAFIPSPSQGVWHLGPVPIRAYAIMIIIGIVVAVWLGERRWAAKGGQPGTVIDVAVWAVPFGLVGGRLYHVITDYQRYFGADGDPLRALEIWEGGLGIWGAVALGAVGAAIGCRTRGVSPLAMADAVAPGIALAQAIGRWGNYWNQELYGRPLDAFWALEIDRDNRPRLADGVTLDPEYADVATYHPTFLYESLWCLGVAILVIWAGRRFKLTHGRAFALYVAAYTVGRFWIELLRIDDAHHVLGMRLNNWTAIAVFVAAVAYIYLARKRTGPENVGASPDDDAPAGDPEKPAKADKPAKAEEPEKTEEPEKRDGPEADEVKADDAKADGDETDPPGDAEPKDAEAKDAEPGKDGPEDAPSKDDGPDADASEDPASEDDAPEEARSVKDGK from the coding sequence ATGCAGCCGCTGGCCTTCATCCCGAGTCCCTCGCAGGGCGTCTGGCACCTCGGGCCCGTCCCGATCCGTGCCTACGCCATCATGATCATCATCGGCATCGTCGTCGCCGTATGGCTGGGCGAGCGGCGCTGGGCCGCCAAGGGCGGACAGCCGGGCACGGTCATCGACGTGGCGGTGTGGGCCGTGCCGTTCGGCCTGGTCGGCGGTCGGCTCTACCACGTGATCACCGACTACCAGCGGTACTTCGGCGCGGACGGCGACCCGCTGCGGGCGCTGGAGATCTGGGAGGGCGGCCTCGGCATCTGGGGCGCGGTCGCGCTCGGCGCGGTCGGCGCCGCGATCGGCTGCCGGACGCGCGGCGTCTCCCCGCTCGCGATGGCCGACGCCGTCGCGCCCGGGATCGCGCTGGCGCAGGCGATCGGCCGCTGGGGCAACTACTGGAACCAGGAACTGTACGGGCGGCCCCTGGACGCGTTCTGGGCGCTGGAGATCGACCGCGACAACCGTCCCCGGCTGGCGGACGGCGTCACCCTCGACCCCGAGTACGCCGACGTCGCCACCTACCACCCGACGTTCCTGTACGAGTCGCTGTGGTGCCTCGGGGTGGCGATCCTCGTGATCTGGGCGGGCCGCCGCTTCAAGCTCACGCACGGCCGCGCGTTCGCGCTGTACGTCGCCGCGTACACGGTGGGCCGGTTCTGGATCGAGCTGCTGCGCATCGACGACGCCCACCACGTTCTCGGCATGCGGCTGAACAACTGGACGGCGATCGCGGTGTTCGTCGCGGCCGTCGCCTACATCTACCTGGCCCGCAAGCGCACCGGCCCGGAGAACGTCGGCGCCTCGCCGGACGATGACGCGCCCGCCGGAGACCCGGAGAAGCCCGCGAAGGCCGACAAGCCCGCGAAGGCCGAAGAGCCGGAGAAGACCGAAGAGCCGGAGAAGCGGGACGGGCCCGAGGCCGACGAGGTCAAGGCCGACGACGCCAAGGCCGACGGGGACGAGACCGACCCGCCCGGGGACGCCGAGCCCAAGGACGCCGAAGCCAAGGACGCCGAGCCCGGGAAGGACGGGCCCGAGGACGCTCCGTCCAAGGACGACGGGCCCGACGCGGACGCGTCCGAGGACCCGGCCTCCGAGGACGACGCTCCCGAGGAAGCCCGGTCCGTCAAGGACGGCAAGTAG
- a CDS encoding VIT1/CCC1 transporter family protein: MDGPVTPENHHQHRDVTGGWLRPAVFGAMDGLVSNFALIAGIAGGAGGQKVVLLAGLAGLAAGAFSMAAGEYISVASQSELAEAEIEVERLELARHPISEQRELAQVFESRGVDPETAAEVARQLSRDPDEALEVHAKEEIGVAPGELPSPLLAAGSSFLSFAVGALLPVLPYLLGATSLLPAAVIAALGLFAAGALVSRVTTRAWWFGGLRQLAFGAAAAAITYGVGALIGTNGV; the protein is encoded by the coding sequence ATGGACGGACCGGTGACGCCGGAGAACCATCACCAGCACCGCGACGTCACCGGCGGCTGGCTGCGGCCCGCCGTGTTCGGCGCCATGGACGGGCTCGTCTCCAACTTCGCGCTGATCGCGGGGATCGCGGGCGGGGCGGGCGGCCAGAAGGTGGTGCTGCTGGCCGGCCTGGCCGGGCTCGCCGCCGGGGCGTTCTCGATGGCGGCGGGGGAGTACATCTCGGTGGCGTCCCAGTCGGAGCTGGCCGAGGCCGAGATCGAGGTGGAGCGGCTGGAACTGGCCCGGCACCCGATCTCCGAGCAGCGGGAGCTGGCGCAGGTCTTCGAGTCGCGCGGCGTGGACCCCGAGACGGCCGCCGAGGTCGCGCGGCAGCTGTCGCGCGACCCCGACGAGGCCCTCGAGGTGCACGCCAAGGAAGAGATCGGCGTGGCGCCGGGAGAGCTGCCGTCCCCGCTGCTGGCGGCCGGCTCGTCGTTCCTGTCGTTCGCGGTCGGCGCGCTGCTGCCCGTCCTGCCGTACCTGCTGGGCGCGACGTCGCTGCTGCCCGCGGCGGTGATCGCCGCGCTCGGGCTGTTCGCCGCGGGGGCGCTGGTCTCGCGGGTGACGACGCGCGCCTGGTGGTTCGGAGGGCTGCGGCAGCTCGCGTTCGGGGCGGCGGCCGCGGCGATCACCTACGGTGTCGGCGCGCTCATCGGGACCAACGGCGTCTGA